From Aspergillus chevalieri M1 DNA, chromosome 4, nearly complete sequence, a single genomic window includes:
- a CDS encoding inositol oxygenase (COG:S;~EggNog:ENOG410PH5C;~InterPro:IPR007828;~PFAM:PF05153;~go_component: GO:0005737 - cytoplasm [Evidence IEA];~go_function: GO:0005506 - iron ion binding [Evidence IEA];~go_function: GO:0050113 - inositol oxygenase activity [Evidence IEA];~go_process: GO:0019310 - inositol catabolic process [Evidence IEA];~go_process: GO:0055114 - oxidation-reduction process [Evidence IEA]): protein MAPAAVDTPPVAPVFSKRDGHALEDLSDAIDDVNVLKDTLKKQQEAEKGLYEQSEFDQDKDKTKFRQYEDACDRVKNFYKEQHTKQTVAYNLKARNMFHSKTRAEMTVWEAMEKLNTLIDESDPDTSLSQIEHLLQSAEAIRRDGKPRWMQLTGLIHDLGKLLYFFDAQGQWDVVGDTFPVGLAFDDRIIYGSESFKDNPDYYDPIYSSKFGIYTPGCGLDNVMLSWGHDEYLYHVVKEQSTLPAEALAMIRYHSFYPWHSAGAYHELMDDHDKEMFRAVKAFNPYDLYSKSDGIPSVEELKPYYMELINEYFPTKVLKW from the coding sequence atggcaccagcagcagtTGATACACCTCCCGTCGCTCCTGTCTTCTCCAAGCGTGACGGCCACGCCCTCGAGGACCTGTCCGACGCCATCGACGATGTCAACGTCCTCAAGGATACCctgaagaagcagcaagaaGCGGAGAAGGGTCTCTACGAACAATCCGAGTTCGACCAGGACAAGGACAAGACCAAGTTCCGCCAATACGAAGACGCCTGTGACCGCGTCAAGAACTTCTACAAGGAGCAACATACCAAGCAGACAGTGGCCTACAACCTCAAAGCCCGCAACATGTTCCACTCCAAGACCCGCGCCGAGATGACCGTCTGGGAAGCAATGGAGAAGCTCAACACCCTCATCGACGAGTCCGACCCAGACACCAGCCTCTCCCAAATCGAGCACCTTCTCCAATCCGCAGAAGCCATCCGCCGCGACGGCAAGCCCCGCTGGATGCAACTGACAGGCCTCATCCACGACCTAGGCAAGCTGCTCTACTTCTTCGACGCGCAGGGCCAGTGGGATGTCGTTGGCGACACATTCCCCGTCGGTCTTGCTTTCGACGACCGCATCATCTACGGCTCCGAGTCTTTCAAGGACAACCCGGACTACTACGACCCCATCTACAGCTCCAAGTTCGGTATCTACACACCCGGCTGCGGGTTGGACAATGTCATGCTCTCGTGGGGTCACGACGAGTACCTCTACCACGTTGTCAAGGAGCAGTCGACCTTGCCTGCTGAGGCACTCGCCATGATCCGCTACCACTCGTTCTACCCCTGGCACAGCGCCGGTGCGTACCACGAGCTCATGGACGACCACGACAAGGAGATGTTCCGCGCTGTCAAAGCATTTAACCCGTATGACTTGTACAGTAAGAGCGATGGCATTCCCAGTGTAGAGGAGCTGAAGCCCTACTACATGGAGCTTATCAATGAATACTTTCCCACGAAGGTTCTCAAGTGGTAG
- a CDS encoding uncharacterized protein (COG:B,K;~EggNog:ENOG410PKX1), with translation MHTRSQKRKMADAVNTDAYQPFDEIFVNTVENILSDEHTYNTSFDEYKPNFMGIGDGREEVQMQGLDGARDDELPYERSTSTSEETGNNNTRNGRARSSGKKKSPYFVSGRVTRAKAAAAQKLITRIVEDQSESETELGVESEIAAPVHELEPELEPESEPAPEPAPAPAHEPGPELEPEPQPEPEPELAPEPEPEPEPVPELAPAPVLEPEPEPEADAMNLDRADHDGEMEIDPVPVPQNDGTHETGTDNLTFDDEAELPEDRILAFLGPDQQFKLLGFIESHPFMKGHGYPVGRCARRRFVGDVRGKASAVGLHQSAIDALVRFIRRIYLETWAEGHGVDDDLSEFGEEFDEDEALPKKEQKRKRCAEKDKDKPRKSKKERRSRPENGTTQAEVNKPEMINIEDTASVLPNHAPQVIVDDDLIAIAAPKSPEFTKKNAASKHESNHDSTAPASTHRSPSKGRYSDLGSEADPIPLDNDVENKPDTRTATETDAQKSTAAVQPTQPTPLPERICLNGKLHEENHLAESDLPLRNHLISLDDVDINNVDDIDKSEASEVAIASPKPPKSTLKPKKNGRKPHTGVHNVTEKDTPKFDLNNEAIAVVDPAVFEPKTKKTRAERERQRVPDVDEILATSTLPGVMSAEEKKREKNRRKRQKRKQKKRHLKQEQSGYQSGRQLEKPQTEARENAENHRPIPDYPEDDPMDYSNILEDPHWDLDL, from the coding sequence ATGCACACGCGCAGCCAAAAGCGGAAGATGGCAGATGCCGTCAACACAGACGCATACCAGCCCTTCGACGAGATCTTCGTAAACACGGTCGAAAACATCCTCTCCGACGAACACACCTACAACACCAGCTTTGACGAGTACAAACCAAACTTTATGGGAATTGGCGACGGCAGAGAAGAAGTGCAGATGCAAGGGTTAGACGGCGCGCGCGACGACGAGCTTCCATATGAGCGGTCTACGAGTACGTCGGAGGAAACGGGTAATAATAATACAAGGAATGGACGGGCGCGGTCGtcggggaagaagaaatcacCTTATTTCGTGTCGGGGCGTGTTACACGGGCTAAGGCCGCAGCGGCACAGAAATTGATTACAAGGATTGTGGAAGATCAGAGTGAGAGTGAAACTGAGTTGGGGGTGGAATCGGAGATTGCTGCGCCTGTTCATGAGCTTGAGCCTGAGCTGGAACCAGAATCTGAGCCTGCACCCGAACCTGCGCCTGCACCTGCGCATGAGCCTGGCCCTGAGCTGGAGCCAGAACCGCAGCcggagccagagccagagcttGCACCTGAACCCGAACCCGAACCCGAACCTGTACCCGAGCTTGCGCCTGCGCCTGTGCTCGAACCtgagcccgagcccgaggcAGACGCCATGAATCTCGACAGGGCGGATCATGACGGCGAAATGGAAATAGACCCTGTTCCTGTCCCTCAGAATGACGGCACCCACGAGACCGGAACCGACAATCTAACCTTCGACGACGAAGCTGAGCTCCCGGAAGACAGAATATTGGCATTTCTCGGACCGGATCAGCAATTTAAGTTGCTTGGATTCATAGAGTCGCATCCTTTCATGAAGGGGCATGGATATCCGGTTGGACGGTGCGCCAGGCGACGGTTTGTGGGCGATGTGCGTGGGAAAGCAAGTGCGGTGGGATTGCATCAGTCTGCCATCGACGCGCTAGTGAGGTTTATCAGAAGGATCTATCTCGAGACCTGGGCGGAAGGACATGGTGTCGACGACGATCTTTCGGAGTTCGGAGAGGAGTTTGACGAAGATGAGGCTTTGCCcaagaaggaacagaagaggaagagatgcGCTGAAAAGGACAAGGATAAACCCAGGAAGAGCAAGAAAGAGAGGCGATCCAGGCCAGAGAACGGCACGACCCAGGCTGAGGTTAATAAACCCGAAATGATCAACATTGAAGATACAGCGAGCGTTTTGCCAAATCACGCGCCTCAGGTAATTGTGGATGATGATCTGATAGCTATCGCTGCACCCAAGTCGCCAGAGTTTACCAAGAAGAATGCTGCCTCGAAACATGAGTCCAACCACGACAGTACTGCTCCTGCTTCGACCCACAGAAGTCCCAGCAAGGGCAGATACTCTGATCTGGGATCAGAAGCGGACCCGATTCCTCTTGATAACGATGTCGAAAACAAACCTGATACACGGACTGCCACTGAAACAGATGCTCAGAAATCTACTGCTGCGGTTCAACCAACTCAACCGACACCCCTCCCTGAGAGAATCTGTCTGAACGGCAAACTTCATGAAGAGAACCATCTTGCCGAATCGGACCTACCCCTACGGAATCACCTAATTTCTCTTGATGACGTTGACATCAATAATGTGGACGATATCGACAAATCGGAGGCCAGTGAGGTAGCTATTGCTTCTCCCAAGCCACCAAAATCGACACTGAAACcaaagaagaatggaagaaaGCCCCATACAGGTGTTCACAACGTCACCGAGAAGGATACTCCCAAGTTTGATCTTAATAATGAAGCGATCGCCGTTGTTGACCCCGCGGTGTTTGAGCCGAAGACGAAAAAGACGCGggcagaaagagagagacaaAGGGTTCCAGATGTCGACGAGATTCTTGCCACCTCGACTCTGCCCGGTGTGATGTCggcggaggagaagaaaagagaaaagaatcGACGCAAGCGTCAGAAGCGAAAGCAAAAAAAGCGACATTTGAAACAAGAGCAGTCTGGTTATCAGTCTGGAAGACAGCTTGAGAAGCCCCAAACTGAGGCCAGGGAGAATGCTGAAAATCACCGTCCGATTCCGGACTACCCTGAAGACGATCCAATGGATTATTCAAACATCTTGGAGGATCCGCATTGGGACTTGGATTTATAG
- the GAR1_2 gene encoding putative glycerol dehydrogenase (COG:C;~EggNog:ENOG410PFT7;~InterPro:IPR018170,IPR020471,IPR036812,IPR023210;~PFAM:PF00248;~go_function: GO:0016491 - oxidoreductase activity [Evidence IEA];~go_process: GO:0055114 - oxidation-reduction process [Evidence IEA]): MTAAADVRFKLNTGAEIPALGLGTWQSAPGEVERAVFHAIKAGYRHIDGACCYQNEEEVGKGIKDAIDAGLVRREDLFVTTKLWCTFHTRVEEALDESLKKLGLDYLDLYLVHWPLAMNPNGNHPLFPKHADGSRDIDHSHSHVTTWKSMEKLLATGKVKAIGVSNYSVKYLEELLPQATIVPAVNQIENHPSLPQQEIVDFCKEKGIVITAYSPLGSTGSPLFTAAPIVEVAQKRGVTPATVLLSWHIARGSSVLAKSVNPSRIEDNRKLIHLDDSDIATIAKYSDDLAARQAFQRFIFPPFGVDFGFPDKVGKL; this comes from the exons ATGACTGCTGCTGCGGACGTGCGATTCAAGCTCAACACTGGAGCTGAGATTCCTGCCTTGGGACTCG GAACTTGGCAATCCGCCCCCGGTGAAGTCGAAAGAGCCGTCTTCCATGCCATCAAGGCTGGCTACCGTCACATCGATGGTGCCTGCTGCTACCAGAACGAAGAGGAGGTCGGAAAGGGCATCAAGGATGCCATTGACGCCGGCCTCGTCAGGAGGGAGGATTTGTTTGTGACTACCAAGCTGTGGTGCACATTCCATACTCGCGTGGAAGAGGCATTGGACGAAAGTCTGAAGAAGCTGGGTTTGGACTACCTAGACCTGTACCTCGTTCACTGGCCGTTGGCTATGAATCCTAATG GCAACCACCCTCTCTTCCCCAAGCACGCGGACGGCTCCCGCGACATCGACCACTCGCACTCCCACGTCACCACCTGGAAGAGCATGGAGAAGCTTCTGGCCACTGGCAAGGTCAAGGCCATTGGCGTTTCCAACTACAGTGTGAAGTACCTTGAGGAACTCCTTCCCCAGGCTACCATTGTTCCTGCAGTAAATCAGATCGAGAACCACCCCTCTCTCCCACAGCAGGAGATCGTCGACTTCTGCAAGGAGAAGGGCATCGTTATTACTGCGTACAGTCCTCTGGGCAGCACGGGTAGCCCGCTCTTCACGGCAGCGCCGATTGTTGAAGTGGCCCAGAAGCGAGGCGTTACTCCGGCTACTGTTCTGCtgagctggcaca TCGCCCGTGGCTCCTCCGTTCTCGCCAAGTCCGTCAACCCTTCTCGTATCGAAGACAACCGGAAACTGATCCACCTGGATGATTCGGACATCGCGACCATCGCCAAGTACAGTGACGACCTCGCCGCAAGACAAGCGTTCCAGCGTTTTATCTTCCCTCCGTTTGGCGTCGACTTTGGATTCCCCGACAAGGTTGGCAAGCTCTAA
- a CDS encoding uncharacterized protein (COG:S;~EggNog:ENOG410Q1WQ;~InterPro:IPR036864,IPR021858,IPR001138;~PFAM:PF00172;~TransMembrane:2 (i118-139o175-193i);~go_function: GO:0000981 - DNA-binding transcription factor activity, RNA polymerase II-specific [Evidence IEA];~go_function: GO:0008270 - zinc ion binding [Evidence IEA];~go_process: GO:0006355 - regulation of transcription, DNA-templated [Evidence IEA]), whose amino-acid sequence MRKVRRSHTKSRKGCVQCKNGHVKCDEVMPTCGLCLKRKQECTWPSGSGNDTHSQESSTPKDGSDAHNGTSESPSSFASDHLRCLEMRLFHHYMVETYLSMPEGRLTHHHYQVVIPKFAANHAFLLDAMLALSAMHLAFLNPSETRYWLELGLKYQTSACTSLSRLLTVDVTPDYFGPAFLSSVFIMLTATAYPSVSRDKIAFNALSQVLEMRRLLTGCSLLMERLRSSPSPEMMQWFNVQGSVRKDDSPREKVKDQNMHRIHGALSDSLQQLYPLIESCSTPQRGAYQNTWDLLRDSVHSWPMYGARGGFIALPIHVSDAFLTLLQEDDWMARILFLHYGVGLHLLSHRWYVGDWGRRLVDSIIEPLESEIPPEWVNVVMWARMTVGLDVAVP is encoded by the exons ATGCGCAAAGTGCGCCGTAGCCACACCAAGTCCCGAAAGGGTTGTGTGCAGTGCAAGAATGGTCATGTGAAG TGCGACGAGGTGATGCCCACTTGTGGTTTGTGCCTGAAACGCAAGCAAGAATGTACCTGGCCGTCTGGTTCCGGAAATGACACCCACAGCCAGGAATCCTCCACTCCCAAAGATGGCAGTGATGCACATAATGGGACCAGTGAGTCGCCATCGTCTTTTGCTTCGGACCACTTGAGGTGCTTGGAGATGCGCCTGTTCCATCATTACATGGTCGAGACGTACCTCTCGATGCCGGAGGGTAGACTTACTCATCATCACTATCAAGTGGTTATTCCGAAATTCGCGGCCAACCATGCGTTTCTGTTGGATGCCATGCTGGCCCTGTCGGCTATGCACCTTGCCTTTCTTAATCCTAGCGAGACTCGCTACTGGTTGGAGCTTGGGTTGAAGTATCAGACTAGTGCTTGCACTTCGCTTAGTCGACTTTTGACAGTTGACGTGACGCCCGACTATTTTGGACCGGCTTTTCTTAGCTCGGTGTTTATCATGTTGACAGCAACCGCTTATCCTAGTGTCTCGCGGGACAAGATTGCCTTTAATGCGCTTTCCCAGGTGCTAGAGATGCGGCGGTTGTTGACTGGATGTTCACTTTTAATGGAGAGACTGCGAAGTAGCCCCTCACCTGAAATGATGCAATGGTTCAATGTTCAGGGTTCTGTCCGTAAGGATGATTCTCCCAGAGAAAA AGTAAAAGATCAAAACATGCACCGGATACACGG CGCCCTCAGTGACTCTCTTCAACAATTATATCCGCTCATCGAGAGTTGCAGCACACCCCAAAGAGGTGCTTACCAAAATACGTGGGACTTGTTAAGAGATTCCGTTCATAGTTGGCCAATGTACGGTGCCCGGGGTGGTTTTATCGCTCTTCCGATCCATGTCAGCGATGCCTTCCTCACCCTGTTGCAGGAGGACGATTGGATGGCTCGTATTCTATTTCTACACTACGGCGTCGGTCTGCATCTCCTCTCACACCGGTGGTATGTTGGCGATTGGGGACGACGCCTGGTGGACTCGATTATTGAACCTCTGGAAAGCGAGATTCCACCTGAATGGGTGAACGTCGTGATGTGGGCGAGAATGACAGTTGGGCTAGATGTTGCTGTGCCGTGA
- a CDS encoding uncharacterized protein (COG:S;~EggNog:ENOG410Q1G0): MLAKPRYWNQAALANYLGGSEDEIATVRRGLVQLMKSYDTIHKSFQTKAAKNELKKFLLSNLDKLPELVRDARENDVRLDGLMGLAFKVNYSHKRHGREKVASMITSKSPEVSNNDDDDNGDEDESSCEESGEEEDSSNDDSSTGDGPETHKFNDPPRPEANGTRNHERPSESRGHEWTHEIRNDHSRSDGRADHSSPAVIADRSPAAEPPNKRMRPLEPLAPPNPLSGPPLPSSQYQKPSFDLSVRNIWVVNEADDESHGLCPVMELVKKDSDHNNLQISDLDFDHWMLIVQAHCGYDYTIHRLEYRPSATIILPSMIGRPFTVPMRTPSQWRGALNSQLQAKPEQDPIFYLVSQSESRPESSPSSGFDFSQTYQPATRLSPTVKQEYVEELLEQRARNNLR, from the exons ATGCTCGCAAAACCCCGATACTGGAACCAAGCGGCTCTCGCAAACTACCTTGGCGGATCTGAAGATGAAATCGCAACCGTGAGACGGGGCCTCGTCCAGTTGATGAAATCCTACGACACAATCCACAAGTCGTTCCAGACGAAAGCAGCAAAGAATGAGTTGAAAAAGTTTCTGTTGTCGAATCTCGACAAACTCCCAGAGCTCGTCCGGGATGCGCGCGAGAATGACGTTCGCCTGGACGGGTTGATGGGTTTAGCATTCAAGGTCAACTACTCGCATAAGCGGCATGGGCGCGAAAAGGTCGCTTCGATGATTACGAGTAAATCGCCTGAGGTTAGtaataatgatgatgatgacaatggcgatgaagatgaaagcAGCTGTGAGGAAAgcggagaggaggaggattcAAGCAATGACGATAGCAGCACTGGGGACGGTCCGGAAACACACAAGTTCAATGATCCACCAAGGCCCGAAGCCAATGGCACCAGGAATCACGAAAGGCCCTCAGAGAGCAGAGGCCATGAGTGGACCCACGAGATCAGAAATGACCACAGCAGAAGCGACGGCAGAGCTGACCATAGCAGTCCGGCAGTCATCGCGGACAGAAGCCCTGCGGCAGAACCCCCAAACAAGCGCATGAGACCATTAGAACCACTGGCACCACCAAATCCTCTTTCTGGGCCTCCCctgccttcttctcaataTCAGAAACCCAGCTTCGATCTCTCAGTACGCAACATCTGGGTGGTAAATGAGGCCGACGATGAAAGTCACGGCCTCTGTCCTGTCATGGAACTCGTCAAGAAAGACAGCGATCACAACAATCTTCAGATTTCGGATCTGGACTTTGACCACTGGATGTTGATTGTGCAGGCCCATTGTGGCTACGACTATACTATCCATCGGTTGGAATATCGACCATCAGCTACCATCATCTTGCCTTCGATGATCGGCCGGCCATTTACAGTTCCCATGCGCACCCCGAGTCAATGGCGAGGCGCACTGAACTCACAGCTACAAGCTAAACCAGAACAGGATCCAATTTTTTACTTGGTATCTCAAT CAGAATCGAGACCAGAATCATCACCTTCATCTGGATTTGATTTTTCTCAGACATACCAGCCTGCTACCAGGCTGAGTCCTACCGTGAAGCAAGAGTATGTGGAAGAGCTTTTGGAACAAAGAGCACGGAACAATCTGCGCTAG
- a CDS encoding putative NAD binding Rossmann fold oxidoreductase (COG:G;~EggNog:ENOG410PKMR;~InterPro:IPR004104,IPR000683,IPR036291;~PFAM:PF02894,PF01408;~go_function: GO:0016491 - oxidoreductase activity [Evidence IEA]), with protein sequence MSVSKLRIGCAGLGRMGKRHALNFLERTPRAELVAASTPDDTEIEWAKEHLAPYGVKLYKNYDDMLKHEGLEAVVVASATAVHAEQAIKAIDAEKHVLCEKPLSTNVEISQQVLDTAAKKPHLKVMCGFSRRFDASYRDAHRKMTTGALGSPSVLRSQTCDKLDLSGFFVAYAQFSGGIFVDCSIHDIDLALWFFGQDSKVKSVSAVGITAVEPDLRKHNDRDNAVGLVEFHNGKMAYFYASRMMAAGQEDTTEIIGTKGKVTVNAQPQINLVNTYDNGGVHREIPQNYYDRFEYAFVTEANEFTASCLEDKPVPLKLEGAVQAVRIGAALQESLITGQKIFFGEDGSRLDKSRL encoded by the exons ATGTCCGTCTCCAAGCTTCGAATCGGCTGCGCTGGTCTCGGCCGCATGGGCAAGCGCCATGCTTTGAACTTCCTCGAACGTACTCCTCGCGCAGAGCTGGTTGCTGCCAGCACGCCTGATGATACTGAGATCGAATGGGCCAAGGAGCATCTCGCTCCGTACGGCGTCAAGTTGTACAAGAACTACGATGACATGCTGAAGCACGAGGGACTCGAAGCTGTGGTTGTTGCTTCTGCAACGGCTGTCCACGCTGAACAAGCTATCAAGGCAATTGATGCTGAGAAGCATGTTCTTTGCGAAAAGCCCCTTTCGACGAATGTTGAGATT TCGCAACAAGTCCTCGACACAGCCGCCAAAAAGCCGCATCTCAAAGTAATGTGCGGCTTCTCCCGCCGCTTCGATGCCTCCTACCGCGACGCCCACCGTAAAATGACCACCGGCGCCCTAGGCTCTCCCTCCGTCCTGCGCAGCCAAACATGCGACAAGCTCGACCTGTCAGGCTTCTTCGTCGCCTACGCTCAGTTCTCCGGCGGTATCTTTGTCGACTGCTCGATTCATGACATCGACCTGGCACTCTGGTTCTTCGGACAGGATAGCAAGGTCAAGTCCGTATCCGCGGTGGGCATCACAGCGGTCGAACCGGATCTGCGCAAGCACAACGATCGTGATAACGCCGTAGGCCTGGTAGAGTTTCATAACGGCAAGATGGCGTATTTCTACGCCTCGCGGATGATGGCTGCGGGACAGGAGGATACAACCGAGATCATCGGGACGAAGGGCAAGGTTACTGTCAATGCGCAGCCGCAGATCAACCTGGTCAACACTTATGATAACGGGGGCGTGCATCGGGAGATCCCGCAGAATTACTACGACCGGTTTGAGTATGCTTTTGTTACTGAGGCGAATGAGTTCACGGCGTCGTGCTTGGAGGATAAGCCCGTGCCGTTGAAGTTGGAGGGTGCTGTGCAGGCTGTTCGGATTGGGGCTGCGCTGCAAGAGTCGTTGATTACAGGACAGAAgatcttctttggtgagGATGGAAGTCGGTTGGATAAGTCGAGGCTGTAG
- a CDS encoding gamma-glutamyltransferase (COG:E;~EggNog:ENOG410PGQX;~InterPro:IPR000101,IPR043137,IPR029055,IPR043138;~MEROPS:MER0001629;~PFAM:PF01019;~TransMembrane:1 (i31-54o);~go_function: GO:0036374 - glutathione hydrolase activity [Evidence IEA];~go_process: GO:0006751 - glutathione catabolic process [Evidence IEA]) — protein sequence MGSLEKQKLPLYFGQPQPQTDRGKRGVSAMAILRVVTAAILSLVLFIVYLPTVYTSPVLARDRQHSGEAFGEIQAGKLGAVASESALCSRYGTDMLEKGGNAADALVATSVCVGTVAMYHSGIGGGGFMLVRAPDGSFESIDYRETAPAAAFQDMFENNTDASMRGGLASGVPGDLRGLEYLHKKYGSLPWSTVLQPAIQTAREGFTVNEDLIHYIEYAIAEDGNEDFLCNDPSWAIDFCPNGTRLVLGETMTRKRYAGTLEAIAKQGPDAFYSGPIAEAIIRAVQLANGTMTMDDLRNYTAVTRDTAQIDYRGFTVTSTTAPTSGIIGLSILKILEEYGDFFAPENVNISTHRLDEAIRFGYGERTLLGDPFFVDGMKEYQADILNQSTINEIRKKILDYRTQNVSVYDPKGLESIETPGTSHISVADYTGLAISTTTTINTLFGSKVMVPETGIVMNNEMNDFSIPGSSSSFGYIPSEANYIRPGKRPLSSTTPTIITHQANGTLFFIAGSAGGSRIITATVQNIIHVIDQGLSAAEALAQSRLHDQLVPNQVAFEWTFDNATVSDMRQRGHNVTWMELGKSTAQAIRVLGDGGFEAAGEPRQRNSGGVVV from the exons ATGGGCTCACTAGAGAAACAGAAG CTCCCGCTGTATTTCGGTCAGCCTCAACCTCAGACCGACCGCGGAAAAAGAGGCGTATCAGCAATGGCAATTCTCAGAGTCGTTACTGCAGCGATTCTATCGCTGGTTCTGTTTATCGTGTATTTGCCGACTGTGTACACTTCACCTGTCCTTGCACGCGACCGGCAGCATTCTGGCGAAGCGTTCGGTGAAATCCAAGCCGGCAAGCTGGGAGCAGTCGCAAGCGAAAGCGCGCTGTGTAGTCGCTATGGTACTGATATGTTAGAGAAGGGTGGGAATGCTGCTGATGCT TTGGTTGCAACCTCGGTTTGCGTCGGAACAGTAGCCATGTACCACAGCGGTATTGGTGGAGGAGGTTTCATGCTCGTCAGGGCTCCAGACGGCTCATTCGAGTCCATTGACTATCGTGAGACGGCACCTGCTGCGGCTTTCCAGGATATGTTCGAGAATAACACAGACGCATCCATGAGAGGAGGTCTAGCAAGCGGAGTCCCCGGTGACTTGCGAGGCCTCGAGTATCTGCACAAAAAATACGGCTCTCTCCCATGGTCAACCGTGCTTCAACCCGCAATCCAAACCGCTCGCGAGGGCTTCACCGTCAACGAGGACTTAATCCATTATATAGAATACGCCATCGCAGAAGACGGAAACGAAGATTTTCTCTGCAACGACCCCAGCTGGGCAATCGACTTCTGCCCGAACGGGACCCGCCTCGTCCTTGGCGAGACAATGACGCGGAAACGCTACGCAGGCACCCTCGAAGCGATCGCCAAGCAAGGCCCAGACGCCTTCTACAGTGGTCCCATAGCCGAGGCAATCATTAGAGCTGTGCAATTGGCAAACgggacgatgacgatggaTGATCTGCGGAACTATACCGCTGTCACCCGCGACACGGCGCAGATCGATTACCGAGGGTTTACGGTGACTAGTACGACGGCTCCGACTAGTGGCATTATTGGGCTGAGTATTTTGAAGATCTTGGAGGAGTATGGAGACTTTTTTGCACCGGAGAATGTTAATATTAGTACGCATCGGCTGGATGAGGCTATTCGGTTTGGATATGGAGAA AGGACACTGCTGGGTGATCCATTCTTCGTCGATGGAATGAAAGAGTACCAAGCGGATATCCTAAACCAGTCTACTATCAACGAAATCCGAAAAAAGATACTAGACTATCGGACACAGAATGTATCCGTCTATGACCCCAAAGGACTCGAGAGTATCGAAAC CCCCGGAACCTCACACATCTCCGTAGCAGATTACACCGGCCTCGCAATCTCCACCACAACAACTATAAACACCCTCTTCGGATCAAAAGTCATGGTCCCTGAAACCGGCATCGTTATGAATAATGAGATGAACG ACTTCTCCATCCCCGGCTCCTCCTCCAGCTTCGGCTACATCCCCTCCGAAGCAAACTACATTCGCCCCGGAAAACGCCCCCTCTCCTCCACAACACCCACAATAATAACCCACCAAGCCAACGGAactctcttcttcatcgcaGGGTCCGCAGGCGGGAGTCGTATCATCACCGCCACAGTGCAGAACATAATCCACGTCATTGATCAGGGTCTTTCGGCTGCTGAGGCACTAGCGCAGTCGAGATTGCATGACCAGCTCGTTCCGAATCAGGTGGCGTTTGAGTGGACATTTGACAATGCGACGGTGAGCGACATGCGGCAGAGGGGACATAATGTGACATGGATGGAGTTGGGGAAGAGTACGGCGCAGGCTATTAGGGTGTTGGGCGATGGGGGGTTTGAGGCGGCGGGGGAGCCGAGACAGAGGAATTCGGGGGGTGTTGTTGTGTAG